One Chiloscyllium punctatum isolate Juve2018m chromosome 19, sChiPun1.3, whole genome shotgun sequence genomic window carries:
- the LOC140491513 gene encoding dynein light chain 2, cytoplasmic — protein MSDRKAVIKNADMSEDMQQDAVDCATQAMEKYNIEKDIAAFIKKEFDKKYNPTWHCIVGRNFGSYVTHETKHFIYFYLGQVAILLFKSG, from the exons ATGTCCGACAGGAAGGCTGTGATCAAAAATGCTGACATGTCTGAAGATATGCAGCAAGATGCAGTAGACTGTGCAACACAAGCCATGGAAAagtacaacattgaaaaggatatTGCCGCCTTTATCAAAAAG GAATTTGACAAGAAGTACAATCCAACATGGCACTGCATTGTTGGCAGAAACTTCGGTAGTTATGTCACACATGAAACAAAGCATTTCATCTACTTTTACCTAGGTCAGGTTGCAATTCTTCTATTCAAGTCTGGCTAA